A genomic region of Trichothermofontia sichuanensis B231 contains the following coding sequences:
- the glyQ gene encoding glycine--tRNA ligase subunit alpha, with amino-acid sequence MKHGTVEHMGLDPAIVLGLQHGEAVHGTMEHRCNQESRVNFQSVIATLHQFWAKQGCLIVQPYDTEKGAGTMSPHTFLRAIGPEPWSVAYVEPCRRPTDGRYGENPNRYQHYYQYQVLIKPSPSNIQDIYLDSLRVLGIHPEEHDVRFVEDNWESPTLGAWGVGWEVWLDGMEVTQFTYFQQCGGIDCRPVAIEITYGLERLAMYLQSVDAFTQIQWDDRTTYGDIHLQGEIEHCTYNFEASDPELLFTLFSLYEQEATQLIQRRLVLPSLDYILKCSHSFNLLDARGVISVTERTRYIGRIRHLARQVAQLYLEQREALGFPLCPTPPTPLQLV; translated from the coding sequence GTGAAACACGGTACCGTGGAGCACATGGGCCTAGACCCTGCAATAGTGCTGGGTCTTCAGCATGGTGAGGCTGTTCACGGGACAATGGAACATCGTTGTAACCAGGAGTCGCGCGTGAATTTTCAGTCGGTGATTGCTACCTTGCACCAATTTTGGGCCAAACAGGGGTGTCTGATTGTCCAACCCTATGACACCGAGAAGGGGGCCGGTACCATGAGTCCCCACACCTTCCTGCGGGCGATCGGCCCAGAACCTTGGTCAGTAGCCTATGTTGAACCCTGCCGCCGCCCGACGGATGGCCGCTATGGCGAAAACCCCAACCGCTACCAGCACTATTACCAATATCAAGTGCTGATTAAGCCCTCACCATCCAACATCCAGGACATTTATCTCGACTCCCTGCGCGTCCTGGGGATCCATCCAGAAGAACACGACGTGCGCTTTGTCGAAGACAACTGGGAATCCCCTACTCTGGGAGCCTGGGGGGTGGGCTGGGAAGTCTGGCTCGATGGTATGGAAGTGACCCAATTTACCTACTTCCAGCAGTGTGGTGGGATTGATTGTCGCCCCGTTGCGATCGAAATCACCTATGGCCTCGAACGGCTGGCAATGTATCTTCAATCCGTTGACGCCTTTACCCAAATCCAATGGGACGATCGCACGACCTACGGCGACATACACTTACAAGGTGAAATCGAACACTGCACCTACAACTTTGAAGCTTCCGATCCGGAATTGCTCTTTACCCTCTTTAGCCTCTACGAACAGGAAGCCACCCAACTCATTCAACGCCGCCTAGTCTTGCCCAGTTTGGACTATATCCTCAAGTGTTCCCACAGCTTTAACTTACTCGATGCCAGGGGCGTTATCTCCGTCACAGAACGGACCCGCTATATTGGTCGCATTCGCCACCTTGCCCGTCAGGTTGCCCAACTCTATCTAGAACAACGCGAAGCCCTAGGCTTTCCCCTCTGTCCAACGCCTCCAACTCCCTTACAGTTAGTTTGA
- the psb27 gene encoding photosystem II protein Psb27 codes for MKRYLSYLLALVLVVVMGITGCSNNSLLTGNYRQDTLTLVESLRTAINLPDDAPDKAAAQAKTRQLINDYAARYRRDASLEKLPSFTTMRTALNGLASHYAAYPNRPIPQKLKNRLEQEFTQIEGALNRGA; via the coding sequence ATGAAACGTTATTTGTCGTATCTGTTAGCGCTTGTCCTGGTTGTCGTCATGGGCATCACAGGCTGTAGCAACAACTCCCTGCTCACGGGTAACTATCGTCAAGATACCCTGACCTTAGTGGAAAGCTTGCGGACAGCAATTAACCTGCCCGATGACGCCCCCGACAAAGCAGCGGCGCAGGCCAAGACCCGGCAACTGATTAATGACTATGCAGCCCGCTATCGTCGTGATGCGTCACTGGAAAAGTTGCCCTCCTTCACCACCATGCGGACAGCACTCAATGGGTTAGCAAGTCACTATGCCGCCTATCCCAATCGCCCTATTCCCCAGAAACTTAAGAATCGTCTTGAACAGGAATTTACCCAAATTGAGGGAGCACTTAATCGCGGTGCCTAA
- a CDS encoding ABC transporter substrate-binding protein, with protein MARLLNRRQLLQYGSLVLSSNLLWACNRTGPPASPSTGAPTRTSSSSALEKVTFGTNWYAQAEHGGFYQAVATGIYADYGLEVTIRMGGPQVNGTQLLMGKAVDFFMNNSTDAILAIQEGIPKVTVAAIFQKSPQVLIAHPNTGVNTLADLKGRPIFVSKGAAVSYWPFLRQKFGFTNDQQRPYNFNVAPFLADKQSAQQGYLTSEPLTVEQEGGFKPVVFLLADYGYTPYDTTIETRREVMEKTPDLVQRFVDASIKGWYSYLEGDPTPANQLIKQENPQMTDELLAYGIAKMKEYGIVVSGEATTQGIGAMVNDRWRELFEMMQAQGVFKPDTPYQDAYTLQFVNKGVEFYRQ; from the coding sequence ATGGCCAGGTTACTGAATCGCCGCCAGCTACTGCAATATGGCTCCTTAGTCCTATCTAGTAATCTGTTGTGGGCATGTAATCGGACCGGGCCGCCGGCGTCGCCCTCCACCGGAGCACCAACCCGCACCAGTTCTTCGAGTGCTTTAGAGAAGGTAACGTTTGGCACCAATTGGTACGCGCAAGCAGAACATGGCGGATTCTATCAGGCTGTGGCGACGGGAATTTATGCTGACTACGGTTTAGAGGTCACCATCCGCATGGGCGGTCCCCAAGTCAATGGCACCCAATTGTTGATGGGTAAAGCCGTTGACTTTTTTATGAACAACAGCACCGATGCCATCCTGGCCATTCAGGAAGGCATCCCCAAGGTAACGGTAGCCGCTATTTTCCAGAAATCTCCGCAGGTATTGATTGCCCACCCCAACACGGGTGTCAACACTCTCGCTGACCTCAAGGGGCGACCAATCTTTGTATCTAAAGGGGCTGCCGTTAGCTACTGGCCTTTCCTCCGGCAGAAATTTGGGTTTACCAATGATCAGCAGCGCCCCTACAATTTCAACGTTGCCCCCTTCCTGGCGGATAAACAATCGGCGCAACAGGGTTACCTTACCTCAGAACCCCTGACAGTGGAACAAGAAGGGGGGTTTAAACCCGTAGTCTTCTTGCTAGCAGACTATGGGTATACGCCCTACGACACCACGATCGAAACGCGTCGGGAAGTTATGGAGAAAACCCCGGATCTGGTCCAGCGTTTCGTCGATGCCTCGATTAAGGGCTGGTATAGCTACCTAGAGGGTGATCCCACCCCCGCGAACCAGTTAATCAAGCAGGAAAATCCCCAAATGACTGATGAGTTGCTGGCCTACGGGATAGCCAAGATGAAGGAATATGGCATCGTGGTCTCTGGCGAAGCAACCACCCAGGGAATTGGTGCAATGGTTAACGATCGCTGGCGGGAACTATTTGAGATGATGCAGGCGCAAGGGGTGTTTAAACCCGATACCCCCTACCAGGATGCCTATACATTACAATTTGTTAACAAGGGGGTTGAGTTTTACCGCCAATGA
- a CDS encoding ABC transporter ATP-binding protein — MNDRVAFSLNHVSKIFANGTVALQDMHLTVQASQFISLVGPSGCGKSTVLRLVAGLSGLSAGQIEWGDDLARAAAGPRTPDAQKLAFVFQEAALMPWATVLDNVCLPLKLKGMSRRVAQIAAQEALHLVGLAGWERHYPRELSGGMKMRVSIARALVTQPRLLLMDEPFGALDEITRSKLNNDLLELWQQQRWTVLFVTHNIYEAVYLSQRVIVMAPRPGRVIADVTIDAPYPRTEAFRMSEICNQYCREVSAYLSEAMQPASVGSPLSLVSASRLPDG, encoded by the coding sequence ATGAACGATCGTGTTGCCTTTAGCCTCAACCACGTCAGCAAGATTTTTGCGAATGGCACCGTAGCCCTGCAAGATATGCACTTGACGGTACAGGCATCCCAATTTATCAGTCTAGTGGGACCGTCAGGATGTGGTAAAAGTACGGTTTTGCGCCTCGTAGCGGGCTTGAGTGGGTTATCGGCGGGGCAAATTGAGTGGGGGGATGATCTCGCCAGGGCGGCTGCCGGCCCTCGAACCCCAGATGCCCAGAAGCTCGCTTTTGTCTTCCAGGAAGCGGCGCTCATGCCGTGGGCAACGGTGTTAGATAATGTTTGTCTGCCCTTAAAACTGAAGGGGATGTCACGACGTGTTGCCCAGATTGCGGCCCAGGAAGCGCTACATTTGGTGGGGCTAGCGGGTTGGGAGCGCCACTATCCCCGCGAGCTATCGGGGGGGATGAAGATGCGCGTGTCGATCGCCCGCGCCCTAGTAACCCAGCCGAGACTGTTGCTGATGGATGAACCCTTTGGGGCATTGGATGAAATCACCCGGAGCAAGCTGAATAATGATCTCCTAGAGTTGTGGCAGCAGCAGCGCTGGACGGTCCTGTTTGTGACCCACAATATTTACGAAGCGGTCTATCTGTCCCAGCGGGTGATTGTGATGGCCCCCCGACCGGGCCGAGTGATTGCTGATGTGACCATTGATGCCCCCTATCCACGCACGGAGGCATTTCGCATGTCCGAGATTTGCAATCAATACTGTCGGGAAGTATCTGCTTATTTATCGGAAGCTATGCAGCCGGCCTCAGTAGGCAGTCCTTTATCCCTGGTTTCAGCATCCCGACTACCCGATGGTTAG
- a CDS encoding PRC-barrel domain-containing protein yields MVKRPRMIRQSELLNQLVLDRNTMEELGQIEVVWMYPQVHRVLGFVCHSGFLGKQKAAFKLKHITALGENSVLVTAKPTETDAERVRQLESLVHCEVWSDQGNRVGQIIDFVFDLETGEIQSYLLVAGRLAALTDGIYQLPPRKIISLGRKRVLIAEATIARLDLYRGGIRQTLTKTGEWLKSDLEQVTEELQAWRHEVQVKTQQLGETLQGWVSRVKQSTRDWTQETLEQARKTGQSWVEQVKESRSSWELPIPPSACENLGDAFAINLTAAEQAEQAAAAKARANLLDEDDFDFDFNFDADQGDGTGEDTQNTTPQATAETVASASTPTEDEWDWDWNTDEPESLKTGGDQSSPSMPPPTPTLKEKDNDEWDWDDI; encoded by the coding sequence ATGGTAAAACGACCTCGGATGATTCGGCAGAGTGAGTTACTCAATCAACTCGTTCTCGATCGCAACACAATGGAGGAGTTGGGCCAAATTGAGGTGGTCTGGATGTATCCCCAAGTGCATCGGGTGTTGGGGTTTGTCTGCCATTCCGGCTTTTTGGGTAAGCAGAAGGCCGCCTTTAAGCTCAAGCACATTACCGCGCTGGGGGAGAACAGTGTCCTGGTAACAGCGAAGCCCACCGAAACCGATGCGGAACGGGTACGTCAACTGGAATCCCTTGTTCATTGCGAGGTGTGGAGTGATCAGGGTAACCGGGTGGGGCAGATTATTGACTTTGTGTTTGATCTGGAAACTGGGGAAATCCAGTCCTATCTATTAGTGGCAGGTCGGCTAGCCGCCCTGACGGATGGTATTTACCAATTGCCCCCCCGCAAGATTATTAGCTTGGGCCGCAAACGAGTCCTGATTGCGGAGGCCACGATCGCCCGTCTGGATCTCTATCGGGGTGGCATTAGGCAAACCTTGACCAAAACCGGGGAATGGCTCAAGAGTGATCTGGAGCAGGTAACCGAGGAATTGCAGGCTTGGCGGCATGAGGTACAGGTAAAAACGCAACAGTTGGGGGAAACATTGCAGGGCTGGGTGAGCCGGGTGAAACAATCAACCCGAGATTGGACACAGGAGACCCTGGAACAGGCCAGGAAAACGGGCCAAAGTTGGGTAGAACAGGTTAAGGAAAGTCGCTCAAGTTGGGAGCTCCCAATCCCCCCCAGCGCCTGCGAAAATCTTGGTGATGCCTTTGCGATAAACCTGACGGCGGCGGAGCAAGCAGAACAGGCTGCTGCTGCCAAGGCACGGGCCAATTTGTTAGATGAGGATGATTTCGATTTTGATTTTAATTTTGACGCTGATCAAGGCGATGGCACGGGGGAGGATACCCAGAACACAACCCCCCAAGCAACGGCAGAAACGGTGGCATCAGCATCGACCCCGACTGAGGATGAATGGGATTGGGATTGGAATACCGATGAACCAGAAAGCCTAAAAACTGGGGGCGATCAGAGTTCTCCCTCGATGCCCCCGCCAACCCCAACGCTAAAAGAGAAGGATAACGATGAATGGGATTGGGATGATATCTGA
- a CDS encoding DUF2949 domain-containing protein — MQTSTQTEFISFLQEELAIPATEIDWVLRRLDSDQDRSQIHMILWQYGLLTLPQLNQALDWLEAS; from the coding sequence ATGCAAACGAGTACACAGACTGAATTTATTAGTTTCTTGCAGGAAGAACTGGCGATTCCGGCAACGGAAATCGATTGGGTGTTGCGCCGCCTAGACTCAGACCAAGATCGGAGCCAGATCCACATGATCCTATGGCAATACGGTCTGTTGACGTTACCGCAACTCAACCAAGCGCTGGATTGGTTGGAAGCCAGCTAA